From the genome of Haloferax mediterranei ATCC 33500, one region includes:
- a CDS encoding glycosyltransferase family 2 protein, translating to MPTVSVIIPTYNRAEVLPRAIDSALDQTLSDVEVIVIDDASTDDTETVVTSYDEPRVTYLAHETNRGGSAARNTGIEVATGDYIALLDSDDEWAPTKLERQVETLEQRSSEWVAAYCGTTLIDDEGANPVWERIKSFVGLHSAKEGREGGEELVKEVLMENLHTSAGSTLIVDSDVVDQIGGFDESFDRYQDTEFLIRVLKQGKLAYIDEPLLRRYPSGGPSADSVRQANTHYLRTFAEDVVELETRGYDVTGIHQYALASLYLREGRFNRGLAYLRAGQTPGLRQLPGLLYTVCTGIQTRLTD from the coding sequence ATGCCGACAGTGAGCGTCATCATTCCCACGTACAACCGAGCAGAAGTCCTCCCGCGCGCCATCGACAGCGCTCTCGACCAAACGCTGTCGGATGTCGAGGTAATCGTCATCGACGACGCCTCCACGGACGACACGGAAACAGTGGTAACCTCGTACGACGAGCCACGAGTAACCTACCTCGCCCACGAGACGAACCGCGGCGGAAGCGCCGCCCGCAACACCGGAATCGAGGTCGCGACGGGTGACTATATCGCGCTTCTCGACTCCGACGATGAGTGGGCACCGACAAAACTCGAACGGCAGGTAGAGACGTTAGAACAGCGGTCCAGTGAATGGGTCGCCGCCTACTGTGGAACAACCCTCATCGACGACGAAGGGGCTAATCCCGTCTGGGAACGAATCAAGTCATTCGTGGGACTCCACAGCGCAAAGGAGGGGAGAGAAGGCGGCGAAGAACTCGTCAAAGAGGTCCTCATGGAGAATCTCCACACCAGCGCCGGGTCGACACTCATCGTCGACTCCGATGTCGTGGACCAAATCGGCGGTTTCGACGAATCGTTCGACCGGTATCAGGACACCGAGTTCCTCATTCGCGTGCTCAAACAGGGGAAACTCGCTTACATCGACGAACCCCTCTTACGACGGTATCCCTCCGGAGGGCCGAGTGCAGATTCAGTCCGGCAGGCGAACACCCATTACCTGCGGACGTTCGCCGAGGACGTTGTCGAACTAGAAACGCGTGGATACGACGTCACGGGGATACATCAGTACGCACTCGCCTCGCTCTACCTGCGCGAAGGTCGGTTCAACCGCGGACTCGCGTACCTTCGCGCTGGTCAGACACCCGGCCTGCGGCAGCTTCCCGGACTTCTCTACACTGTCTGTACCGGCATCCAAACGAGACTCACAGACTGA
- a CDS encoding glycosyltransferase gives MDHDRLADMDLLVISHGYKHFVKSQVDVLADYVNSIHVCVRYNWFADVASRLPIDGGEGFGKDAKIAQTGVPNNVHVIETPLLYLPLDIQREHLLGQQHVRKVRNQLKSYPVSFDLIHCHMSWTSGYVGARLKDELDIPYVLTVHANRDWFESQLQSGNERLYEAWAEADRLIRVNRRDRSKLEPYNDDVVHIPNGYDTDIFERIPTSKARERLGVDADTPLVFALGTLKPRKGFQHLMRAMTRVHESEPEARLVIGGQGGMQDELESLAEELGIDDQTDLLGYVESETLNDWMNAADLFVLPSYSESFGVVQLEAMACGTPVVATKNGGSEEVIASDDYGLLVEGPESHDELADAVVRALHRDWNADAIEAYANEFTWENVCEEIADLYVEVLEADEERKDQTVTMSH, from the coding sequence ATGGACCACGACCGATTGGCCGATATGGACCTTCTCGTCATCTCACACGGGTACAAACACTTCGTCAAATCGCAGGTCGACGTACTCGCGGACTACGTCAACTCCATCCACGTCTGCGTCAGATACAACTGGTTCGCGGACGTGGCGTCGCGCCTACCGATAGACGGCGGCGAAGGATTCGGAAAGGACGCGAAAATCGCCCAGACGGGCGTTCCAAACAACGTCCACGTCATCGAGACACCGCTTTTGTATCTCCCGTTGGACATCCAGCGCGAGCATCTCCTCGGACAACAGCACGTCCGGAAAGTCCGGAACCAACTCAAATCGTACCCCGTCTCGTTCGACCTGATTCACTGCCACATGTCGTGGACATCCGGATACGTCGGGGCACGCCTGAAAGACGAACTCGACATTCCGTACGTCCTGACCGTCCACGCGAACCGTGACTGGTTCGAGTCACAACTCCAATCCGGCAACGAGCGACTGTACGAGGCGTGGGCCGAAGCCGACCGACTCATCCGCGTCAATCGCCGCGACCGCTCGAAACTCGAACCCTACAACGACGACGTGGTCCACATCCCCAACGGGTACGACACGGATATTTTCGAACGAATTCCCACGTCGAAAGCCCGCGAGAGACTCGGCGTCGACGCCGACACCCCCCTCGTATTCGCGCTCGGGACGTTGAAGCCGCGAAAAGGGTTCCAGCACTTGATGCGTGCGATGACGCGAGTTCACGAATCCGAACCGGAGGCACGACTCGTCATCGGCGGGCAGGGAGGGATGCAAGACGAACTCGAATCGCTCGCCGAAGAGTTGGGCATCGACGACCAGACCGACCTGCTCGGATACGTCGAATCGGAGACGCTGAACGACTGGATGAACGCCGCCGACCTGTTCGTCCTCCCGAGTTACAGCGAAAGTTTCGGTGTCGTTCAACTGGAGGCGATGGCCTGCGGGACGCCCGTCGTGGCAACCAAAAACGGCGGGAGCGAGGAGGTCATTGCGAGCGACGACTACGGATTACTCGTCGAGGGACCCGAGTCACACGATGAACTCGCCGACGCCGTGGTCAGGGCGCTCCACCGAGACTGGAACGCCGATGCCATCGAGGCGTACGCGAACGAGTTCACGTGGGAGAACGTCTGTGAAGAGATAGCCGACCTCTACGTCGAAGTCCTCGAAGCAGACGAAGAACGCAAAGATCAAACCGTCACGATGAGCCACTAA
- a CDS encoding oligosaccharide flippase family protein produces MNRNMVTAFLSIAGGRIFIVLSSVVLTPIFITTLGFELYGRYSTLTAVFGISTILMSSGINSGAKKYLAEERPFHNWKTHVFGYYFRLGTVLAVLTAVAFAAAASFGLVSQYLGQKYVIGFYGLAGLTIATQFREYSRRSLMGLKQEHRSEPLRVLNKVGTRITLIGIASLGFEIGGLMVGLIVVNTLVALLALWWLRTSISLRGVFSTTPEGFPTKELFNFNHLSVVYMLFLTSMYHVDVLMLASYVTETQVGYYKSALVISQLLWVIPRSIQSMLIQSVSDLWAEDRIDQINEIASRVTRYGMLIVLLLSLGLGALAKDFVPLYLGDGSMPVVTPLLILLPGTIGFAVVRPILTISHAKGDMKPLIAATGAAAMLNLGLNAFLIPRYGIIGAAIATTTGYSSLPVFNLLSARHIGFKPFSDARLGRVVATGFIAGVPIVLLSMTIQNSLTALIVVPPTGLLVFVTVAFMIGAVSVDEALDVMESLPGFVGPYAAAARARRDGTSDDRTPSREQASWSKWNENTLQRILLIFGVLLSISGVALAVGVPGVDIGPSLDGDSPVPDVNTPVPVTDTPIPVTTDAPATETASPTPTGSATDSPTNSTTTTESDDGGGWFFGGGDDDDDDDNDNAPSPTTTTNTPGNNTTTAVTPGNNTTTETPTNNTTTTTAETPTNNTTTTTTETPTNNTTTTTTETPTNNTTTTPTDTPENGTTTPTDTTTPTNTPTNGTTTTTDTPAETTTTTATTTDTPENDTTTTTTETTTVTSTASTTTETSTETTTTTTRSTETPTDGTTTSENTSSTNDGPALLMVQSMSLVDWLGSLWTPTSGIPLFHSALFVGVAVLAGRNAL; encoded by the coding sequence ATGAACCGGAATATGGTCACCGCGTTTCTCTCTATCGCCGGGGGGCGCATCTTCATCGTGCTGTCTTCGGTGGTCCTGACGCCGATTTTTATTACGACTCTGGGTTTCGAACTCTACGGGCGCTACAGCACCCTCACCGCAGTGTTCGGTATCTCAACTATCCTGATGAGTTCAGGTATCAACAGCGGTGCTAAAAAGTACCTCGCCGAAGAACGCCCGTTCCACAATTGGAAGACGCACGTATTCGGCTACTACTTTCGTCTCGGGACCGTCCTTGCGGTGTTGACGGCGGTCGCGTTCGCCGCTGCAGCCAGCTTTGGTCTCGTCTCTCAGTATCTCGGTCAGAAGTACGTGATCGGATTCTATGGGTTGGCCGGGCTGACCATCGCGACACAGTTCCGTGAATACTCCCGTCGCTCCTTGATGGGTCTCAAGCAAGAGCACCGCTCGGAGCCGCTGCGTGTGCTCAACAAGGTCGGCACCCGAATCACACTCATCGGTATCGCCTCCCTCGGATTCGAGATTGGGGGACTGATGGTTGGTCTCATCGTCGTCAACACGCTCGTCGCGTTGCTCGCGCTGTGGTGGCTCCGAACCAGTATCTCGCTTCGCGGCGTATTCTCTACGACACCGGAGGGATTCCCGACCAAGGAGCTGTTTAATTTCAACCATCTGTCGGTGGTTTACATGCTGTTTCTCACGTCGATGTACCACGTCGACGTGCTGATGCTCGCGTCGTACGTCACTGAGACGCAAGTTGGATACTATAAGTCCGCGCTGGTCATTAGCCAACTCCTCTGGGTAATTCCCCGCTCGATTCAGTCGATGCTCATTCAGTCTGTTTCCGACCTCTGGGCCGAAGACCGCATCGACCAGATCAACGAGATTGCGTCGCGGGTCACGCGCTATGGAATGCTCATCGTCCTCCTGTTGTCGCTCGGACTGGGGGCGCTGGCGAAGGACTTCGTCCCGCTTTATCTTGGCGACGGGTCGATGCCGGTCGTCACACCGCTTCTTATTCTCCTGCCGGGGACTATCGGATTCGCAGTTGTCAGACCGATTCTCACGATTAGCCACGCGAAAGGAGACATGAAGCCGCTCATCGCCGCAACCGGTGCTGCGGCGATGCTGAACCTCGGGTTGAACGCGTTTTTGATTCCGCGATACGGCATTATCGGTGCGGCAATTGCAACGACAACCGGCTACTCGTCACTTCCGGTTTTTAATCTTCTGAGCGCTCGACACATCGGATTCAAGCCGTTCTCGGATGCTCGACTCGGTCGTGTGGTCGCAACGGGATTCATCGCTGGCGTTCCTATCGTCCTTCTCTCGATGACCATCCAAAACAGTCTCACCGCCCTTATCGTCGTCCCACCGACGGGGCTTCTCGTTTTCGTGACGGTGGCGTTTATGATTGGTGCGGTCAGCGTCGACGAGGCGCTGGACGTGATGGAATCGCTTCCCGGTTTTGTGGGGCCGTACGCCGCTGCCGCGCGAGCACGCCGGGACGGCACCAGCGACGATAGGACACCGTCACGGGAGCAGGCGTCGTGGAGTAAGTGGAACGAGAATACGCTCCAGCGTATCCTTCTCATCTTCGGTGTCCTCCTTTCGATTTCGGGGGTCGCACTCGCCGTGGGCGTCCCCGGAGTCGATATTGGTCCGTCTCTTGACGGCGACTCTCCAGTCCCCGATGTAAATACTCCAGTCCCCGTTACGGACACGCCGATACCGGTTACAACCGATGCCCCGGCGACCGAAACCGCCTCCCCAACACCGACTGGGTCAGCTACGGACTCGCCGACGAATTCGACGACGACAACCGAGTCCGACGACGGCGGAGGATGGTTCTTCGGTGGTGGTGACGATGATGACGACGATGACAATGACAATGCACCGAGTCCGACAACCACGACGAACACACCAGGTAATAACACAACTACAGCAGTCACACCTGGGAACAACACGACGACGGAGACACCGACGAACAACACGACGACAACGACGGCGGAGACACCGACGAACAACACGACGACAACGACGACGGAGACACCGACGAACAATACGACGACAACGACGACGGAGACACCGACGAACAATACGACGACGACGCCGACTGACACGCCGGAAAACGGCACAACGACGCCGACTGACACGACGACGCCGACTAACACGCCGACGAACGGTACGACCACGACAACAGATACGCCCGCCGAGACGACGACAACGACAGCAACGACGACGGACACGCCGGAAAACGACACAACCACAACGACGACCGAAACGACGACAGTCACGTCAACAGCCTCGACGACAACTGAGACATCGACAGAGACGACGACCACAACGACTCGGTCGACTGAGACACCGACAGACGGGACGACAACCAGCGAGAACACGAGTTCAACCAACGACGGGCCGGCACTGTTGATGGTCCAGTCGATGTCTCTGGTCGATTGGCTGGGTTCACTGTGGACGCCAACGAGTGGGATTCCGTTGTTCCATTCGGCTCTTTTCGTCGGTGTTGCCGTACTCGCTGGTCGAAACGCACTCTAG